ATTTAAATCAGCAAATTTACTGTTTTTGACACGTTCTTTATCGCGCTCGAAAATCGGTAATTGCCAAATTGGCTCATCCGTTTCCATTGATGCTTCTAATACTTGTTCAAACAACTCTTCATTATTTGTCATCGCACCTGTTGTATGATTTCCAAGTGCAACAATTACGCCACCTGTTAATGTTGCAACATCAACTAAGTAATTTGCACCAAGCTTCTTCGCATACGTAATACCGTCAGCTAACGCTAGACGACCTTCTGCATCTGTATTTAATACTTCGATTGTTTTTCCGCTCATAGATGTAATCACATCATCTGGCTTGAATGCAGTACCACTTACAACGTTATCCGTTGATGGAATTACAGCGATAACATTTTGCTCCGGGCGAAGTTCACCAATAATTTCCATCGCACCAAGAACAGCTGCTGCACCGCCCATATCACCTTTCATACCAACCATGCCTTCACGTGGTTTTAAAGAGTAGCCGCCTGTATCGTATGTAATCCCTTTTCCAACGAATCCAATTACATCTGTCCACTCTTCTTTTCCTTTATAAATAAGAGCGATCATTTTCGGTGGCTCTACACTACCTTGGTTTACTGCAAGTAATGCACCCATACCAAGATCTTCCATTTCTTCTTTCTCAAGAACTTTATAATCCATATCATACTTTTCCGCTAATTCAACCGCATACTCAGCAAGCCTTGTCGCTGTTAATACGTTTGGCGGCATATTTACAAGTGTACGAGCTGAATTTGTTGCATGTCCATGTACGTAACCAACTGTTAATGCCGCTTCAATTTCTTGTGCATCTTCCGCTGTAATAGCCGTGAACTTCTCTAGCTCTACACGTTCCTTTTTATCTGATTTATACGTTTGTAATTCATATGTACCAAGACCTTGTACTTCTGCTGCAATATGAGCAACATCAATCGCGTCTAACTTCTCTGTTACGAAAGAATCAAGTAAGATTGCTGCCTCTTGTACTTTGGCTGCCTGCAGTGTTTTAAACGCCTTACCAAGAGCCGCACGTAATGTTTCCGTCGTATAAGATTCTTTCTTTCCTAAACCAACGAAATAATAACGTTTCACATTTGTTTTTCCTAAACTATGTACTTTTGAAATAGCTTTCTTCTTAGTAGAAAGTTCTTTCTCTTCTAATAAAACTTGTAATTGCCCTTCAAACGCTTTGTCTAGTTCTTGTACAAAACTACTCGTTTTCTCTTCTTCAAATAAGGCAACAATCACCGCTTCATGGCTTGCTAATTCTTTTTGTACTTGAAACATGTTCAGACCCCCTAAATTTCTCTACTCTGCCTTTATTATAACTTTATTTTCGATAAAATGCGACAATTCTAACTTCTGTTACATCCTATATACTCCATATTTCTTCTAATAAAAAATAAAAAAAGTCTAGCGTAATTACCACTAGACTATCTTTGTTTTAAATATTGGCCGCGAAACACTTGCATCGTTTCGTCTTGATTTAACATCGTTAACTCTTCTTCTGAAAACTTACCATTTCCAACTTTCACTACATACACATTTACTTTTTTCTTACCCCATTGGCTATAAACATCTTTCACCGTATCATAATACAGATCAAGACGGTTTCCTTTTATTGCACCGCCCTTATCAGCTACTACACCATACCCATAACCCGGTACGAATAGAATCGTTCCAATTGGGAATACGCGTAAATCCGCAGCGATCGTGGAATATAAATCCCTTTTCACCTTAACACCTGAATATGTAATACCATACTCCGGATGTCCCGGGCTCTTACCGGTTGACTCTATGCCTGATGTATAACCTGTTGCAGTCATTTCAATTGAACGATATTTAGACCAGTCGTTTGCCTGTTCTAAAGCATTTATCACTTCTTTACTCGGAGCAACATTTCTCTTAACTTCTGCTGCATGTACTTCTTTTGCACTCGTTCCCTCATATTTCTTTACAATCTCTAATAAAGAAACTCCTGTGAAAGCATTCCATGTTACGCATAATGCGGATACAAGTAAACAAGTCATCATAATGCGAATACAATATCGTTTTAACATTTTTATATTCCACACTCCTTCATCGTTAATCATTCCCTATACAATGAAGGAATATGCAAAAAAATAATCTCCAAATGAATTGGAGATTAAAACATTTGATATCCGCTTTTCCGAAGTTTCTTAATCACGATTCCTGCTAAAGCAGCACCTACTAACCCAGTAGATAAAATAAACACATCTGCTTGTCCTAAATGCGATACACTTGTCCCAAATGAAGAAAATGTTTCTTTTGGCTTTGAAAAATAATCCCACACACTCGCCTTATTAATAATAAGCATACAAACAATCGGATACACAATAACCATTACCCATGTCGCTCGCAATATCATGTTGAGTAAAAATCCAATTCCAAAAAACAAAATAAAAAATAACATCATTGAAATAAGCAGTACCGGTATACTCACTCTTTCTCCCTCTCCTTCTCATGCGCCGTAAATACGTGGTAAGCCGTATAACCAAATTGTTCTCCTGGATTTAATGTTTTGTCCATTTCAAGATGGAATTCTGATTTTCTTTCTAACAAATATTTAATAAGTACAGACGTATTTGGATCGTCTGCAATCGTATCTGGATGTAGAAACGCTACTTCAGACAATTCCTTCTCCTGTACAATAATATTTTCCCCTTCAGGTTCCAAAAGGAAAATAATCATATTATCACTAATTTCATTGCGAATCACGCCCGATCGAACGCCAATAATTCCCTTCACATGAGCGACAATACCTGTCTCTTCTAACACTTCACGTTTCACAGCTTCATCAACCGTCTCACCTTCATTTACAAAACCAGCCGGCAAAGACCATTTCCCCTTTAATCCACTGTATTTCTTCTTAACGAATAGCCACCTGCCATCTTTTGTAGCTACTAGGCCACTAACAGCTAACCATACTTTCCCGCGCTTCCCCATGATGCAACCTCCTCTACTAGAGAGAACAGAATATTCTTTCTTTTTTATATATTATACTATATTTTTAAGTACACTGTGACTTTTCCTTTCTTAGAATAATGCCCCATTGCCACCAACTTAAAAAATTGGCATTTCCCTATATCGAAAAAAATGAGCCGAATTATTATAAATAACTCTGGAAAGATAAAATTTTCATTTTGGGGATACTTCAAAATATCAGCCTGATGGACATAGGTATCACCACATGTCCATGGATTAAAGAAAAAGCATATTATTAAACTGTGCCCTACTCTTTGGGTCGGAAGAGGTGCTATAGATGAATATAAAGGCATATAGGGCTCAACTGTTTTCTTGGTCTAAGGAGTCCAAGGTAGAAATAGTAGAACTCATTTCCGCTGGCATAGGTATGGCCGGACCTGTTCTGTTCGCCACATTTCTAGGCTATCCCGCTCTTGGTTTTGCTGCATCGGTCGGAAGTTTGGCAGTCAGTAGCGTGAAAGTCGGTTCAAGTTTTATAAATCACGGGGAAAAGTTGGCGTCAGCGCTCATATCAGTAGCACTCGCTGCAATTGCTGCTGGTCTCTCTTTCGGACAAGGCTACCTGACATTCGGAGTCTTGACCCTGCTGGTAATCCTTGCTACGTTAATTGGCGGATATAGTCGGGCTTTGGCCGTGGCAACAACACGCTTTGTCATATTCCTGATCATCATCCTCAATATGTTAGACCAGACGGAGTACCCGATGGCACTAATTTTTTCAATCTTAGCAGGAGCGATTTGGACCATCAGTATCAGCTTGGTACTAGGCATCTGGGTACACCGCTGTTTTAAATCATCGCTGGATGGAGCTATGAAAGGGCCAACATCGAAAAAAATCATTCTATGGTGGAATTCTCTTGCACACCTATCCAGTTGGCAATTCCCAATCAGGCTCGCATTATGTCTAGTTATAGCTGAGGGATTACGAATACTTTGGCCCGAGCACCACTTCTATTGGATTGCAATTACTGTAGCGATCCTTACTCAGCGGAAAATAGAATTCTTTCCAATCAAAACAACACAACGAGTGCTTGGTACAATAATCGGCGTGATTGTTGCGAGCTTGCTTCTCGCAACTAGTCTACCAATTTGGGGATTAGTTATAAGTATCGGTCTATTCGCAAGTGTTCGACCTCTTCTAAAGGTTCGAAATTACCTTGTATACTCTGCAACCATGATTCCGCTCATTATTTTGATCATGGAAGCCGGCAAGCCGTTCCAGTCTATCATTCTGTTCGACCGTGTATTTGCAACCCTTATCGGTGCAGTCATCGTGATTGCAGTGAACTTGATATTCAGTAGAGCGCTGGCGAAATCAGTGTAAAGGTGGTTATCTAGCGAAAGATGCTTTCATATTTTTCTCATTTTTTCCAGTTGAACAAAATCCCCTAAAATGAAAAAATACGCTATTCTTTCTGTATGATCCTAAGAAAGAATGGCGTTTTTGTATGTCTATTTCTGTATCTGATAAATGACAATTATTTGTTAAATAACTATATAGAATGGAAGTATGAAGAAAACGAAACAGGGGCCTCACGAATCTGCATTTTCTTTCTTCGGAAACGCAATTATTTTATATTTAATTCCTTTCACTTCCCCCTTTTTCATTACTATATCGAAAACGTGTATTATACAAAAAAAGCAGAAACAGCTCATAGCCGTATCTGCTTTTCTCCACTATATATTAAAATAACTTCAATTTACCTTTTTTAAGAACTAATAAAGGTCCACCTAATAAGAATAGGTAACGGTTATCAATAACTTTCTTCATGAAGGAAGCTTTCCAACCTGTTAACTTTTTGCCCATAACAACGCCCATTGCATCGTCATGACCTAAAGAACATACAGATCCTTTATTGTCGAATGCGAATGTTTTCATTTCGCCTTTGCCACGAACTAACACAGTTAAGTTGTGTGCAATGTTGTAACCTTGTTGAATTGCGATTTGTGCTGTTGGTGGGTATGGACGGTTAATTTCTTCGTTAATGATTAAGGCTGCGTCACCAACCATGAATACATCTTCGTATCCTGGAGCGTGCATGTACTCATCAACTTTTACACGTCCGCGCATTGCTTCAAAGCCAGACTCTTCCACAATACCGTTACCACGAACACCTGCAGCCCAAACTACTGTTTCAGACTTAATTAATTCAGTATCATCACCATTTGCAACGATAATACCTTCTTCAGTTCCTTCTTTAATTGCTGTACCGATGCGGAATTCTACGCCTTTTTTCTCAAGTTGTTTTACAGCGTATTCTACTAATGCTGGATCGAAACCTGGAAGTGCTGTTGGAGCAGCTTCAACGCAAATAATACGTGCTTTTTCACGTGGTACATTGTACTGTTTGCAAAGTTCAGGAACACGGTTTGCAAGCTCACCTACGTATTCGATACCAGTAAATCCAGCACCACCAACAACGATTGTTACTAACTCATCGCGTTGTTCAGTTGCATATTTAGCGAAACTAGCTTCCATATGCTCACGAATTTGACGAGTTGCATTAATGTTAGCGATTGAGAATGCATGCTCTTTTAATCCTGTAATTCCGAATGTTTCTGATTCGAAACCAAGACCGATTACTAAGTAGTCATACTCTAACTCGCCGTCTTTTAAGATAATGCGTTTTTCAGCAGCTTTAATTTCTACTACTGTATCTTGTACAAAGTTCACTTTATTTGTATCGATAACGTCTTGAATATCTAGACAGATTTTTTCATCTTGTAATGTACCAGCTGCGCTCTCATGTAACCAAGTCGCTTGGTAGTGATAGCTGTTGTTGTTTACTAACGTAATTTCAGCTTCATTTACAGATAATGCTTTTTGCAGACGAACAGTCGTAATCATCCCGCCATAACCTGCACCTAAAACTACGATTTTTGGAGTCTTCACCAAATCACAACCCTTTTCTTTATATAATAGTAATGAAAAATAATACCAAGTACTAAAAACTCTATTTGTCAAGAATGTGGAATTTATCACATTCTATATCATAACAACACGCATTCAAAAAATCGCACGAAATTTGTCATAGAAATTTAACATAATACTTCCCTATATTAGTCGGTTTTATTCCAGAATTCAAGCACCTAGCGAATTATCAATATTTTAAAATAACATAGCGTTTTCAAGGGTTTTTCAGCCTTTTTTTCATGTATTTTCCTTTCCCTGTATTTTATACAATTAAAAAAGCATCTATGCGAAAACTTACACACAATTCAGTCGTTTTCAGAAGTATTATAAACTTAAATATGCTATCATTTATTTGAAAGTGTCATCATTTGCAGGATTTTCATGTACATATGAACAATATATGAAATCAATATTAAAATTCCATCATCTATAGGGGGAATGAAAATGACAGAAAATCAAAAGGTTTACGACATAACAATTATTGGTGGTGGCCCAACAGGACTATTCACCGCATTTTATGGCGGAATGAGACAGGCAAGTGTAAAAATTATTGAAAGCTTACCTCAACTTGGGGGGCAATTATCTGCGCTATATCCTGAGAAATACATTTATGATGTAGCTGGATTCCCGAAAGTACGCGCACAAGAGTTAGTTGATAACTTAAAAGAGCAAATGAAGAAATTTGATCCAACCGTTTGCTTAGAGGAAGCTGTTGATACTCTTGAAAAACAGGCTGACGGTATATTTAAGCTTGTTACAAATAAACAAACCCACTACTCTAAATCTGTCATTATTACTGCTGGTAATGGTGCTTTCCAA
This genomic interval from Bacillus cereus contains the following:
- a CDS encoding NUDIX hydrolase; translated protein: MGKRGKVWLAVSGLVATKDGRWLFVKKKYSGLKGKWSLPAGFVNEGETVDEAVKREVLEETGIVAHVKGIIGVRSGVIRNEISDNMIIFLLEPEGENIIVQEKELSEVAFLHPDTIADDPNTSVLIKYLLERKSEFHLEMDKTLNPGEQFGYTAYHVFTAHEKEREKE
- a CDS encoding FUSC family protein, giving the protein MNIKAYRAQLFSWSKESKVEIVELISAGIGMAGPVLFATFLGYPALGFAASVGSLAVSSVKVGSSFINHGEKLASALISVALAAIAAGLSFGQGYLTFGVLTLLVILATLIGGYSRALAVATTRFVIFLIIILNMLDQTEYPMALIFSILAGAIWTISISLVLGIWVHRCFKSSLDGAMKGPTSKKIILWWNSLAHLSSWQFPIRLALCLVIAEGLRILWPEHHFYWIAITVAILTQRKIEFFPIKTTQRVLGTIIGVIVASLLLATSLPIWGLVISIGLFASVRPLLKVRNYLVYSATMIPLIILIMEAGKPFQSIILFDRVFATLIGAVIVIAVNLIFSRALAKSV
- a CDS encoding 3D domain-containing protein; protein product: MLKRYCIRIMMTCLLVSALCVTWNAFTGVSLLEIVKKYEGTSAKEVHAAEVKRNVAPSKEVINALEQANDWSKYRSIEMTATGYTSGIESTGKSPGHPEYGITYSGVKVKRDLYSTIAADLRVFPIGTILFVPGYGYGVVADKGGAIKGNRLDLYYDTVKDVYSQWGKKKVNVYVVKVGNGKFSEEELTMLNQDETMQVFRGQYLKQR
- the pepA gene encoding cytosol aminopeptidase, coding for MFQVQKELASHEAVIVALFEEEKTSSFVQELDKAFEGQLQVLLEEKELSTKKKAISKVHSLGKTNVKRYYFVGLGKKESYTTETLRAALGKAFKTLQAAKVQEAAILLDSFVTEKLDAIDVAHIAAEVQGLGTYELQTYKSDKKERVELEKFTAITAEDAQEIEAALTVGYVHGHATNSARTLVNMPPNVLTATRLAEYAVELAEKYDMDYKVLEKEEMEDLGMGALLAVNQGSVEPPKMIALIYKGKEEWTDVIGFVGKGITYDTGGYSLKPREGMVGMKGDMGGAAAVLGAMEIIGELRPEQNVIAVIPSTDNVVSGTAFKPDDVITSMSGKTIEVLNTDAEGRLALADGITYAKKLGANYLVDVATLTGGVIVALGNHTTGAMTNNEELFEQVLEASMETDEPIWQLPIFERDKERVKNSKFADLNNSPGREGHAVMAGTFLGEFAEDTPWVHLDIAGTSETSGAHDLGPAGATGAMVRTLATLVERFEEE
- a CDS encoding NAD(P)/FAD-dependent oxidoreductase, coding for MKTPKIVVLGAGYGGMITTVRLQKALSVNEAEITLVNNNSYHYQATWLHESAAGTLQDEKICLDIQDVIDTNKVNFVQDTVVEIKAAEKRIILKDGELEYDYLVIGLGFESETFGITGLKEHAFSIANINATRQIREHMEASFAKYATEQRDELVTIVVGGAGFTGIEYVGELANRVPELCKQYNVPREKARIICVEAAPTALPGFDPALVEYAVKQLEKKGVEFRIGTAIKEGTEEGIIVANGDDTELIKSETVVWAAGVRGNGIVEESGFEAMRGRVKVDEYMHAPGYEDVFMVGDAALIINEEINRPYPPTAQIAIQQGYNIAHNLTVLVRGKGEMKTFAFDNKGSVCSLGHDDAMGVVMGKKLTGWKASFMKKVIDNRYLFLLGGPLLVLKKGKLKLF
- a CDS encoding YuiB family protein, whose product is MSIPVLLISMMLFFILFFGIGFLLNMILRATWVMVIVYPIVCMLIINKASVWDYFSKPKETFSSFGTSVSHLGQADVFILSTGLVGAALAGIVIKKLRKSGYQMF